A genome region from Mycobacterium florentinum includes the following:
- a CDS encoding O-methyltransferase has product MDLKRRVPLLRWSVWRMAAGVRNITTTGQVGDGREAAAVDYVVNNARAGDIDDVLATIDKFAYEKSILINVGDEKGLLLDTAVRRADPALVLELGTYVGYGALRIARAAPTAKVFSIELADANAANARRIWAHAGVADRVTCVVGTIGDGGRTLDTLAAEHGFSSGALDFLFLDHDKDAYLNDLLSIMDRGWLHTGSIAVADNVRVPGAPKYREYMRQQQGKLWNTVEHKAHLEYQSMVADLVLESDYLG; this is encoded by the coding sequence ATGGACCTCAAACGACGGGTACCGCTGCTGCGGTGGTCGGTATGGCGGATGGCCGCCGGAGTTCGCAATATCACCACGACGGGCCAGGTCGGTGACGGGCGCGAAGCCGCCGCCGTCGACTACGTCGTCAACAACGCCCGCGCCGGCGACATCGACGACGTGCTGGCCACCATCGACAAGTTCGCCTACGAGAAGTCGATCCTGATCAACGTCGGCGACGAGAAGGGCCTCCTACTGGACACCGCGGTGCGCCGGGCCGACCCCGCGCTGGTCCTGGAGTTGGGCACCTACGTCGGCTATGGCGCGCTGCGGATCGCCCGGGCCGCGCCGACCGCCAAGGTGTTCTCCATCGAGCTCGCCGACGCCAACGCCGCCAATGCCCGGCGGATCTGGGCGCACGCTGGTGTCGCCGACCGGGTGACGTGTGTCGTCGGCACCATCGGCGACGGCGGGCGCACGCTCGACACGCTCGCCGCCGAGCACGGATTCAGTTCTGGCGCACTCGACTTCCTCTTCCTCGACCACGACAAGGACGCGTACCTCAACGACCTGTTGAGCATCATGGATCGCGGTTGGCTGCATACCGGCTCGATCGCGGTCGCCGACAACGTCCGGGTGCCGGGCGCCCCGAAGTACCGCGAGTACATGCGCCAGCAGCAGGGCAAGCTGTGGAACACCGTCGAGCACAAGGCCCACCTCGAATACCAGTCGATGGTGGCCGACCTGGTGCTGGAGTCCGACTACCTGGGCTGA
- a CDS encoding NUDIX domain-containing protein: protein MADHVFETASSETVYTGKIFALRRDEVRMPGGNIAAREVVEHYGAVAVVAMKDDHSIAMVYQYRHTFGRRLWELPAGLLDAAGEAPELGAARELEEEVGLKADIWHVLVDIDTAPGYSDESVRVYLATGLTEIGRPEAHDEEADLTMRWVRIEEAIRLVFSGEIINSIAVSGILAAHAVMTGLAQPRPVDLPWPDKPKVFAARKAASQ from the coding sequence GTGGCTGATCACGTTTTCGAGACGGCGTCCAGCGAAACGGTCTACACCGGAAAGATTTTCGCGCTGCGCCGCGACGAGGTACGGATGCCCGGCGGAAACATCGCTGCGCGCGAAGTTGTCGAGCACTACGGCGCGGTGGCCGTCGTGGCGATGAAGGACGATCACAGCATCGCGATGGTCTATCAGTACCGGCACACGTTCGGCCGCCGCCTGTGGGAATTGCCGGCGGGTCTGCTCGACGCCGCGGGGGAGGCGCCCGAGCTCGGGGCGGCGCGCGAACTCGAAGAGGAGGTCGGTCTGAAGGCCGACATCTGGCACGTGCTCGTCGACATCGACACCGCGCCCGGCTATAGCGATGAATCGGTGCGGGTCTACCTGGCCACCGGGTTGACCGAGATCGGCCGGCCCGAGGCGCATGACGAAGAAGCCGACCTGACGATGCGCTGGGTCCGTATCGAGGAGGCGATCCGGCTCGTCTTCAGCGGTGAGATCATCAATTCCATTGCCGTATCCGGGATTCTGGCCGCTCATGCCGTGATGACGGGGCTGGCGCAGCCGCGTCCGGTGGACCTGCCGTGGCCGGACAAGCCCAAGGTCTTTGCCGCTCGAAAAGCGGCCTCACAATGA
- the xerD gene encoding site-specific tyrosine recombinase XerD: MTATLTLLDTQMQGYLDHLTIERGVAANTLSSYRRDLRRYAKHLEERGIHDLAKVGEDDVSEFLVALRRGDPDSGAIGLSAVSAARALIAVRGLHRFAAAEGLAELDVARAVRPPTPGRRLPKSLTIDEVLALLEGAGGESPSDGPLTLRNRALLELLYSTGSRISEAVGLDVDDIDTQARSVLLRGKGGKQRLVPIGRPAVQALDAYLVRGRPELARRGRGTAGIFLNARGGRLSRQSAWQVLQDAAERAGISSGVSPHMLRHSFATHLLEGGADVRVVQELLGHASVTTTQIYTLVTVHALREVWAGAHPRAQ; encoded by the coding sequence ATGACGGCCACGCTGACGCTCCTCGACACCCAAATGCAGGGCTATCTCGACCACCTGACCATTGAGCGCGGAGTGGCGGCCAACACGCTCAGCTCCTATCGGCGCGACCTCCGCCGTTATGCAAAGCACTTGGAAGAACGCGGGATTCACGATCTGGCCAAGGTGGGCGAGGACGACGTCAGCGAATTCCTGGTGGCGCTGCGACGCGGCGATCCCGATTCCGGGGCGATCGGCCTGTCGGCGGTGTCGGCGGCGCGGGCGCTGATCGCGGTGCGCGGTTTGCATCGCTTCGCCGCCGCCGAGGGGTTGGCCGAACTGGACGTGGCGCGCGCGGTGCGCCCGCCGACCCCGGGGCGTCGGCTGCCCAAAAGCCTGACCATCGACGAGGTGCTGGCGCTGCTGGAAGGCGCGGGCGGCGAGAGCCCGTCCGACGGCCCGTTGACCCTGCGCAACCGGGCGCTGCTGGAGCTGTTGTATTCCACCGGATCACGCATCTCCGAGGCCGTCGGCCTCGACGTCGACGACATCGACACCCAGGCCCGGTCGGTGCTGCTGCGTGGCAAGGGCGGCAAGCAGCGGCTGGTCCCGATCGGGCGTCCCGCCGTGCAGGCGCTGGACGCGTACCTGGTGCGCGGCCGCCCGGAGCTGGCCCGCCGCGGCCGCGGCACGGCGGGCATCTTCCTCAACGCCCGCGGCGGACGACTGTCGCGGCAAAGCGCCTGGCAGGTGTTGCAGGATGCCGCCGAGCGGGCCGGGATCAGCTCCGGGGTGTCGCCGCACATGCTGCGGCACTCGTTCGCCACGCACCTGCTCGAGGGCGGGGCCGACGTGCGCGTCGTGCAGGAACTGCTCGGCCACGCTTCGGTGACGACCACCCAGATCTACACGCTGGTCACCGTGCACGCGCTGCGCGAGGTGTGGGCCGGAGCCCACCCCCGCGCGCAATAA
- a CDS encoding CTP synthase produces MRRHPQTTTKHLFVSGGVASSLGKGLTASSLGQLLTARGLHVTMQKLDPYLNVDPGTMNPFQHGEVFVTEDGAETDLDVGHYERFLDRNLSGSANVTTGQVYSTVIAKERRGEYLGDTVQVIPHITDEIKSRILAMAEPDANGRRPDVVITEIGGTVGDIESQPFLEAARQVRHDVGRENVFFLHVSLVPYLAPSGELKTKPTQHSVAALRSIGITPDALILRCDRPVPEPLKNKIALMCDVDIDGVISTPDASSIYDIPKVLHREELDAFVVRRLNLPFRDVDWTQWNDLLRRVHEPHETVRIALVGKYVDLSDAYLSVTEALRAGGFRHHAKVEMVWVPSDDCEDPAGATSALAEVHGVLIPGGFGIRGIEGKIGAIRHARARGLPIFGLCLGLQCIVIEAARSVGLTQANSAEFEPSTPDPVISTMADQEQIVAGEADLGGTMRLGAYPAVLEPDSIVAQAYGTTQVSERHRHRYEVNNAYRDRIAESGLRFSGTSPDGHLVEFVEYPSDVHPFVVGTQAHPELKSRPTRPHPLFVAFVGAAIEYKKGEQLPVEIPEHTSNGNQHRDSAERSIPEPATRG; encoded by the coding sequence GTGCGTAGGCATCCGCAAACCACCACCAAGCACCTCTTCGTCAGCGGTGGTGTTGCATCCTCACTCGGTAAGGGTCTGACCGCCAGTAGCCTCGGACAGCTACTGACCGCGCGTGGACTACACGTCACGATGCAAAAGCTCGACCCGTATCTCAACGTGGACCCGGGCACAATGAATCCGTTCCAGCACGGCGAGGTCTTCGTCACCGAGGACGGCGCCGAGACCGACCTCGACGTCGGCCACTACGAGCGGTTCCTGGATCGCAACCTGTCCGGCTCGGCGAATGTCACGACCGGGCAAGTGTATTCAACGGTCATCGCCAAGGAGCGCCGCGGCGAATACCTCGGCGACACCGTCCAGGTGATCCCGCACATCACCGACGAGATCAAGAGCCGCATCCTGGCGATGGCCGAACCCGACGCCAACGGGCGCCGCCCGGACGTGGTGATCACCGAGATCGGCGGGACGGTGGGCGATATCGAGTCGCAGCCCTTTCTGGAGGCCGCGCGCCAGGTTCGCCATGACGTCGGACGGGAGAACGTCTTCTTCCTGCACGTGTCGCTGGTACCCTACCTGGCGCCGTCCGGTGAGCTCAAAACCAAGCCGACCCAGCACTCGGTGGCGGCGCTGCGCAGCATCGGTATCACCCCGGACGCGTTGATCCTGCGCTGCGACCGCCCCGTTCCCGAACCGCTGAAGAACAAGATCGCGCTGATGTGTGACGTCGACATCGACGGCGTCATCTCCACTCCGGACGCGTCTTCGATCTACGACATCCCCAAGGTGCTGCACCGCGAGGAGCTCGATGCGTTCGTGGTGCGCCGGCTCAACCTGCCGTTCCGCGATGTCGACTGGACGCAATGGAACGATCTGCTGCGCCGCGTGCACGAGCCGCACGAAACCGTGCGAATTGCCTTGGTGGGCAAGTACGTTGACCTGTCCGACGCCTACCTCTCGGTGACCGAGGCGTTGCGCGCCGGCGGGTTCCGCCACCACGCCAAGGTGGAGATGGTGTGGGTGCCCTCGGACGACTGCGAGGACCCTGCCGGTGCCACCTCGGCTCTGGCCGAGGTGCACGGCGTGCTGATTCCCGGCGGATTCGGCATCCGCGGCATCGAGGGCAAGATCGGCGCTATCCGGCACGCCCGGGCGCGCGGGCTACCGATATTCGGGCTGTGCCTCGGGCTGCAGTGCATCGTGATCGAGGCCGCCCGCTCGGTCGGTCTGACCCAGGCGAACTCGGCCGAATTCGAACCGTCCACACCGGATCCCGTCATCTCGACGATGGCCGATCAGGAGCAGATCGTGGCCGGCGAAGCCGACCTCGGTGGCACCATGCGGCTGGGCGCCTACCCCGCGGTGCTCGAGCCGGATTCGATTGTGGCGCAAGCATATGGAACCACCCAGGTGTCCGAGCGGCACCGGCACCGCTACGAGGTCAACAACGCCTACCGCGACCGGATCGCCGAAAGCGGCCTGCGGTTCTCCGGAACCTCGCCCGACGGCCACCTGGTGGAGTTCGTCGAATACCCGTCCGACGTGCACCCGTTCGTCGTCGGCACCCAGGCCCACCCCGAACTGAAGAGCCGGCCCACTCGACCGCACCCGCTGTTCGTGGCGTTCGTCGGCGCGGCCATCGAGTACAAGAAGGGTGAGCAGCTTCCGGTGGAGATCCCCGAGCACACGTCCAACGGCAACCAGCATCGAGACAGCGCCGAGCGGTCGATACCTGAACCAGCCACTCGTGGCTGA